AGTTGCAGAAAGTATACTGGGGACTTTACCAAATAGTAAGTGCTGGAAGCAGGGCAGCTCTTCGTCCTCACTGGACGTGTCCTCTTCTGAGGACTCTAGTTTCCTGGCCCTTCTTTGGTGACCCTGGGCCAAACGTGTGTGGACTAAGGGACTGGGGCTCCTTCTGAGTTCTTTCGGGACACTTTTGCTAAAAACAGCAGATCTTTCCTTAATGGCACTTTCAGCAAAGCTGTTGTTCTCCTTTACCTTGTCATCATTTAACAGGTCATCTGGGGTCTCAGAACCAACCCGAGAAGCAGGACTACTTCCCAGAGGTTGTTCTAGGTTATCTAAAGTTTGACATGGAGAGAAATCTGCGTTGACCACCTGAACTACTCCTCCAGCTTCCccttgcctttttatttccagATCTTTACAATTACTTAGAGAAAGACTTGGCTTATAGACTTCAGGTTGCATGAGACCTAATCTGAGAATAGCACTTAATTCTGATGCTCTGTTTCTGCCTGGTTCTGCCTGAATATTTTCGCCACTGGAGCCTACTTCATTAGTACTGCAGGAGCTGCCTTCTTTAGCAGTACTTTCTCTAGTTTTATTCTGGCTAATTGTGCTCACTGTACTTTGAATGATGTTCTCATTTCCCACTGCTCTTTCAGCTGACGCTGAATGTTCCTCCAACTTCTCCTCTGACAGGTTTTCCTTACTTACAGTTTTAACAGATGACCTGAAGGGAGAAATGGATGGTATATGATATGGGTTTTGTGAAATgctgtatttattttcaatagtGAGTTTAGTTTCATTGCCTCTAAACTGAGATGACTGACAAGGACTAGAGGTTCCTTTCGGACTATATTTGGCATACTCTCCTGGCTTTTTGTCTTTCTCACAAACCACAGGAAAGCCTGCTGTTGTGTGAGGTGCCTGTACGTGCTTGATACTAAATTCCTTCCCTCCtcgattttcttctttttgtccaCATTCAAGAGTAACCTTTGGACTTTGTTTCCTTGTGGACCCGGAGTGGGCAAAGACGGATGCACATTCCTTTTCTGGATTTCCTGGATTTGAACACAGAGCAAATGATTGGCGCTTTGAAACCTTAAATGTATTCTGTAAATACTGTGTATCGAGTTCACTCTCTTCCATTTCTATGCTTGTCTCCTGAACTTCACATCTCAAGAGATCCTTAACGCCCTCTGTGTCATCAGAACAATCACAGATCAGCTCCTTTGGGTTTCCAAttgctgcacccccacccccacactgatGTGGTGCTGTTTTTGCCTCCCCTGGGGTGTCAGGAGCCAGCAGTGAGACACTCTCCTGAGTGTCACAGTCAGTGTCAGGCACCAGTAAAATATTGGTGCTCTCCATAGACCTGTCAGTTTGCAGACTTCTTCCTCCACTGAATATCAGGTCTCTGAGGCCTTTGGTGCTATTACACACTTGGATGGTTCCTAGGTTCTCTCCTACGTCTTCTCTTTGAAGGTTAGAATCGACAACTTCTTTAAGTTTAGTAGAACTCGAACCACTACTAAAAACACCAGGTATGTTTGTTAAATTTAGTTCTGCAAAAGCTTCACTGgcaagtcttttatttatttggtcattTGACTTGTTACCCTTGTTGGCTCCAGTTGCAGGTTCTTTCCCTTCCATGAGTTGAAGCTTTTTGCTCTGTCTGACTGGTATTtgctcagaattttttttcttcgcCTCCTCACTGCTAGAACAACTATCAATTTGTAGTTCAGTATGAGTAGGTGGGCTTGGATTTTTACTGACTACGAGTTCAAGTGCATAAATATGCCTGGTAGTGGTCTTCTTCCTCGGCTTAGTCTTCTTGGGTGCTTTTGAACCATGGATATTTAATTCTAGTTCCATATTGCTTATGCTGCTGCTTATAGGTTCAGCTTTAGTTCTGCAAGCAGATTCTTTTCCCAGTGATTCTGTTGGGTtagcatttttctctttctgaacacAGTCGCCTTTTGTTTCATTCCCATGACCATTATCAGTAATATCCATCACACGACCATTCTGTTCTATTTGGTCAGTTCCCTCAATTATCTTTTCAGGAGTCTTTTGAACAACTGTCAGATCTACTTTCTTGATAAAATCCTCTGGATGAAGGCCTGGGGTAGTTCTCTTGCGCTTTAGTTTATTTGTGAAGGGACGCTCTTGTGTTATCCAAGGCTCTGGGGCAGATGCTCCTACAGTTAGAGTTTCAGTTATGTGGCTCAAGTTAGGGAGGCTGGCCTTCCTCCGATAGGTCTTCCCAAATATCTTATCTTCGATATTACTTTCTACTGGTTTGGAGTGGACTCTTTCGCTTTCACATATTACAGTACCATGAGGCTCACTGGACAGTGAGGCTATTTCCTCTGGAGAACCAGGATATACACCTCCTTCGTTCAGAACTTCTACCGCATCAGCTACTTCCATATTTGATTCAGGCCTCCCATCATGTGAGCCCTCAGAAGTGAACATTTCATCACGCCTGGAAAACCACTCATTAACTTTCTGTATGCTGCTATTCCGTGCTATCCAAGGAACATCTTGGGAACCTCTAGGACGGTCAGAGGATGGAGATTCTCTTCTCCCACTCAGGAGATCAGCATTCAGAACTACCCTTTTCTCTGTGCTGGGAGTCTGCCTATCATCACATGTTTCTTCACTTTCAGCCCATATGCTCTGCTGGCTCCTTGCTAAGCCAGGCTGCTTGCTTTTATTACAGAATTCAGTCTTTTCTACATTCATCTTGTCTTTAGTGAGCAGTAAACTGCTGTTCTCAGGCTGTAATGAGTTGGCATGAGTACTTGTGCCACGTGGCTCCACATGCAAGTCTGAAACAGAAGTACCCTGATACTTTTCTGGAAGCTTCTCAGGTGCATGCTTCTTCTCAGTGGTGGTCAAATCTTTATTACTGGACTGACAATGTTCAATAGTTGTTATATCCTCAGAAAACTCATAAGCAGCTGTAGGTATACAAAAATAACAGGTGATTAACAACAAATGATCATGGAAAAATACGTACTTAATACAACTTGGGGGTAGAAATGAAGCAACTGGCTATTTTTAGAGAAACTATCTTTTTAAACAACCAAGTATACTGAAAATGTAGCTCAAACTCTTCCACCTAATTCCTAGATTCTCGTTAGTTCCACTCAAGTTAGAATTTAAGTTTCACAATTCTTCCTACTCATAAACCACACCTCCTATTTCTGAACCCGTAACAGTGAGGTAAAAGCAGACCGGGCATCGGACATACTGTGCTGTGTTTTATCTTCAGATTCATACACCCTATGTTTAAGTGCCAATATGCAAAAGACGAAGTATAAACACATAAGTTTAAAGTAAAAGGCAACATCCAGTTACATAGGGTACTATTACAATCACATCAGTCTAGTGCCATCGAAATAGATCAGGCTGTACCATAACATCAGAGAAAGAATGATATTCTACCTCTGCCAAAAGCTGTTGTGAATTAATTTTAAGTGTCCTAAATGGTCTTCAGACTAATCTAATTACAGTAGTGTATCTACCCATTCTCTCTCCAGTATCTATTATGCGGGGAAGACTTGCCATTACCCTTTTTTGCAGAACTCAAGCGGGCTTCAGCCCTGTCTTCTTGAGGAGTGATCTCTAACAGACCGTGATCTCCCACGCTGTAGGGAAAAAACAAAGGCCTTAATGAGAACCACTAGCCATGTGCTCAAAGAGTTGTCAGCTGAGCGAAATCAAGTATTTTAGCTCCTTTAGGCAGGGTGGCAGTGCGCTGATCAATTTAATTCACTTTTTGAAATCTGCTCTTTAGTAACTACTAGTCAAAATGAAAGGGTCAAAGATTGACAAACCCTCACAAAAATCAGAGAGCAAGAATGCAGAACACTGCTTTATGGACAAGCAAATGAGAATCAAAATTTAAATGACAGCCCATTCAAATACAAACAATGACTAAAAGAcaggaaagcaaaaacaaacaaaaaacattccCACAAAACCTAGAAGTTTATCTTAATGAGATTGCAAGAACAGAGATATCTTAAAAAGGGGGCACTGGAATGAAGCAGACAACCCAACACTATGCAAAGAACGCACCCTCCTGCCATTCTGCCTTCTGTACTTCTTTTCAGGCTAAAAACTCCTTGCTCTCAATTGAGAGATTAGGATAAAGCTCTTTGCAAACAAATTCTGATTGGCAATGACATCATTATAGTTCACACAAGATATCACAGATCTTAAGGTCAAGTAATAATTCCTAAGGAAAGCAATTTGCCGGGTAACACAGTTTGGGGCTGCTTGCAgattattatataatttacacagGTAAAGTCTGAGGAATAGATAGAATTGAGAAACAGAGGAGGCAAAGAAAAATGGAGTCCcctagccctgaccagtgaggctcaagttggttgggcatcattcctcAAAGCAAAAGCTCAcccgtttgattcctggtcagggcacatgcctaggttgcgggttcggtcccccgttggggcatgtatgaaaagcaaccgattgatgtttctctttcatattaatgtttctgtccctctctttctccctccctcatcctctctctaaaaataaataaacaaaatctttaaaaaaataaaaaggagcccTCTAATATTTTCATTGGCCACGATGACCACTGTGTCAATACTACTGTGCACGAGGAGCTAAGCTAGCAGAGCAGAACCATCTGCTGGGAGTGAGTCTGTGAAGAGCTGTTATTTTAAACCAACAGGTATTTTCCCAGTTATAAAATGAGATTAAAGAAGATGGTTTATTTTAATGTCATAATTTTAACCTAAAGAAAAATCCTAAACCTTAATattaacaaaattcaaaaatgCCAGGTTCACAGACGAAGGCTCTTTGACTCACCTGTAATAACTTGCCTTATTAACTGTATCTTCAGAAGAATCGGATCCTAAAAAATTCATCAAATaccaaatcaataaaagaatTTGTACTGAAAGgttaaactaaaaaacaaacaaacaaaaaaacgtACTTTTTGCAAAACAGATATTAATTCAAGAAATACTTACTAAGCACCCGCTATACGGCAGGCACAACGATACAAATGCCAGGCAATACAGAGAAGTAGTTATAAGCACAGGCTCTGAAGTCAGATTTCCTAGGTTTGAAtcatggctctgccacttactagcttcACCACCTCATCTGTAAAGTTAATATAATAGTAGTAACAACCTCATGGGGTTTGTCAGGCCTCTCTCACATGTGAGTTTTACAAGTAAAGTACAACAGTGCCTGGGCTACACTGAGTGCTcttaaatattagctattataattttgattattgttgtgtcacaaaaataatcaaaataaaaaatcctaaGTCTAGGAACTTAAtgattttaagaaggaaaaagatatacaaataattGCCAGCAAATCTGGTAAGTGCTACAGTAAACATATGGTGGCACTGGGGAGCCCAAAAAAGGGCCATTCtttctaattataaatatatttcaaaggatAAGTCAATGAGAGAAAACTATCTGAACTGAGCTCAGCTCTTCTTAAAAGTCTTTCttcccctggctggtgaggcttaatggactgagtgccagcctgtgaactgaagggttgctggttcgattcccagtcagggcacatgcctgggttatgggccaggtcccccagttgggggcgtatgagaggcaaccacacactgatgtttctcaccctctttctccctcccttcccctctctctaaaaataaataagtcttaaaaaaaaaagtcattctagTCTAGACCATTTATTTTGGATCCTTCCAAATGTTTTGCCAACCAATCATATTCTTTCTTATCCGTCTTTCCAAAGtatagtaagtcctcacttaatgtcaaTTGTTTCTGCCACTTCAAGCAAACTGACATATAACAAAACCGATTTTATCCACAGAATAACTGATAGAAGCAAGAGTTACTTTCCTCTAATATCTCatcattttataatgaaatgatgTTGAAGGAAACATTTTTCAAGGATGTGCTGTGTATTTACACACACTTATAACCAGACATCTTTCTTTTGCTATCTTTATCAAGTAGGGTTCTTCAAGGTAAGAACTTCATCTTTTGCATTGTTTATAAACACACCACAAGgctaataatattattttattttcacttcccaAAGTTCCCTGCATTGTGTCAATTATCACCAAGGTTTCTGGTAAAACTGTAGCACAAAAATCCAGCAACCACTATTCCAAACTTAAGAAATCTGAGGCTCTTACCCAATTCAATGTAGACAGACTTATTCTGAGGTTGTACCTGCTGCTTTGTCCTCAGCGATCTCACAACTTCAAGGTTAGAGAGTGGGACACCAAGACTGGTTTCCTGCTTAAGCAATAAAAACCATTCAACCAATTATTGGCCAGTtctttgtcccccccccccaagagaaACTTGAGGCCATGGAAAAAACAAATAGACCATAATAAATTAGCTAAAATTTATGACACCTGGAAAAATCACTTGGCAAATTACACTTCAAAATGTATGTTACGCTCTAAtggtttgaatattttttcctccGTTGTTTTAAGTTTTTCTAAACAGAATATGTATTATCCGtggaattttttgaagtataagAAAAGCACAcgttgggccctggccaggttgcttggttggttagagcatcgtcccaacaCACCAAGGCTGTGGtttcgatcccctgtcagggcgcatacaaACAGCAGCCAGTGCATGCATagataagcggaacaacaaaccgatgtttctctctctcccaaatcaacaaattaaaaaaagaaaagcatattttGAAGCTGATACTTTATATTATAGTATAGAAAGAGAATAAGATTCATTTAGCACACATTTCCAATCACATCTGGTAACTGGGTCAGCAACTacgataatttaaaaaaaagaatggataaaAACCCAGCAAACCTAGTTCATGCAGtgtaagaatattaaaaaacccAACATTACTCCTAtgaagttttcctttttctttttgagcctTTCAACATCTACTGAAAAATGAATGCTGATACCATAAGAACTATTATTTCTGAGATCTCCATTATTCATTCACATATGAGTAACAATGAAgcaaattattcatttttttgacAATTACACCTTTTAAACTGAAGCAGTTCTCAATCAtgaaaactgattttcttttcagGCAACTtttcagaggaaataaaataaatacacttcCTCACGCCTGGAGGACTGGTAGACTAGGTGCCCAGACCGTCTCTCAGCCCCTCTAACTTGGCCATCAGAACATCTGTCCAACCACTGACTCTGCCGTCTTACCTTGTTGAGTGACTTTTTATATAATTCCACGCGCATACAGCACATTCACTAATTCACGATACTGAATAAAGAGATTTTACCAGAATAAACGAAAATGGCTTTACCAAGGTAGGGTTCTCAGGTTCACTTTGTCGAAGTCTTAGGGCACGGTTTCGGTAACCCAAACTCTGGATGATAGAAACTTCCTCCTTTAGATGCTCAGGAGAGTTATTTCCCTTTTTCGAAAAGTTATAACTATTTGCAACTGTGAATTAAAAGGGACATTTTTATAATTGGAAAACTGCATTACTTGTAATCAAAGAACCAAGAGAAATCCTGTGCATGTTCTTTGTTGCACTAAGACAACGCGTTAAAgtttacttataatttttaaaatcaactttgtTAATTCTACTGCTAGGAAACACACAGATGGTCAAAGTTATTTCTACTCCTTTTTTCCCACCCCGGTACTAACAAATTTGCCTATTAATACCATCCTTTGCTGAATCTAAGGTACCAACAACGTAAGAAGCACCATTATTTTCTATGCCACTAAGaaaacatacaattaaaaatgacacACCATTGGTGATAAACTGTCCTCAATTTTGAAGACCTTAAAATGTGAAAAGTGTGCCTCTTAGGACTGACAAAATGAAATGTGAGACCACTTTATTCCCCACTGGGGAATGATGTAACAACTAGATTGCAGGTAAAGAGCTAAAAATAACCtagaccaggggtccccaaccctaTCACAGATGAAGCTCACCTGAGTTCTGCctcgtctccacccctcccctgccccctgcacagCAGGTGAGTGCAACTCCCTTGAGACtcgcctcctgccctcccccaccccacccaatctCTGCCTCCTGTCCTGTCCAGTTCCCCACTCCACATCCCCTTCCTGGAAAAacctggtccctggtgccaaaaaggttagaGATCGCTGACCTAGACCAAAAGGTCTTATCACCTTTTCATAAAAAAGAATTGCGTAAACCGCCTCCTGAGTTTTGACAGCCACTTGAGCACTGGCCCCCCAGGCTACACAACACTTACACTGCAATCCTGTGTCCAGCTCAAAGGCATGAATGACTTTCAATAGCTCTTCAACAAGTTGACTAAATCTTGTACTTTCTTGTAGGCttctgaaattaaattaattgaGAGACATACTTAGCAAgtaattattaactttttaaggaCACTAACATAAGGAAAGACATGtaagctaattttaaaaagatgtagcaaaaaaataaaataaaaaaattaaaagatgtagCAACATTAGAAAAACTATATTCGAAGAACAGAGCTAATAGTGATATCACATAATCAAAACATCCTTGACATCagtattcatcttttttttttttttttgccattcaaGCCTATCAAAAGCCTGTAACTATCTAAACTAGTACCCTGACAACACAGCAGATATAAATCCACTGCACAGAGAACTTACTGCTCTTAACATCTGAACCCCATCCGCCCAACCTCTCACTTCTAGCTCTGGGGGATTTCTATCAAATATTGATTATAGTATTTCAAAAGCACAGAGAGATGACAATGTCCAAAGAAAGATTCTGATTTAGGAAAGCTGTAGGACAatataattcatttattcctttagaTATCTGAGTGACTACTATATGCCAAACACTGGAAAAGCAGTGTTGAGACAAAGCCAGTGACCTAATAGAACTTAAATCCTGGCCAGAGGGATGCACGATATATgaatacattgtgtgtgtgtgtgaataattGAGTAGAAATTGAGTgtgcaaggaagaaaaagaaaaggatcagGAGACATGGGGGCAGGTGGTACAGTCCCACTTTAGATAAGGCTGCAAATTCTTGCACCATTCAGAAGCATTAGAAAAAGGCAACGAATTACTAATATCTGTATAAGGTACCATAAAACTTTCAGGGAAAtaacttaagaaaataatttatcctGTCAGGGAAACACCCTTTTATACATTTTCCTACTGAGGAATGGTTTGATAGGAACACCAGCCGTGGTATTAAGGAATTTCTACTTTCCCCTGCTGCTTCCAACCTTCCATCACCACCCAATCGCACACCTTTTGGTTATATCGCTCTTACACAAAGGACACTGTGACGGCCCTTTCTTCTGGTTGAGAAGTTTCAGCATACAAAATCtaaaaattatgaagaataaaaagaacaattCGAGTTACTCTTTTTTGTAGAGAGAATATTCAAAAGGCAAATAGCCATGAAAAAATAATCTCACACCTGCCATTAAGAGCCATTTAAAGGTAATGGCAGGTGAATTACAACCAATGGCTTTAATTGTTTTTAGATGCTGGATGAACAGAAAACCAAACTACATAAGCAATGATCTATGAAAACTGAACTTACATGCATATGGCTTACTGTTTTgagcaaataaaatgtattaaagagtTAATAAGGTATATTcgaccattattattatttcatgcTGTCTAATCAGACATAAATGGTAAGTATTTCAAGTAAAATGATTATAACTCATTTAGACTCCGCACCTCGCTACAAAGCTGCAGCCATCCAGTGTGGTAGCGGCGCAGCGATGGAGCGCCGCACTGGATGGGACAGAACTGACAGCACAGAACTGAGCACATCCGTACCCTGAAGAGTTTAACAGTATTATGGAAACTCATCTAACTTTGAGTTACTTGTCCAAGTCTACCCTGGCAGGAAGCAATAAATTAAGAGTTCTACGTTGGCAAAATAAAGATGGGCTGACTTTGATGACATTGGGTACCCTGCATTGCTGTCGATAGAACTAAGATTATGGACCAATATGGTCCCTAGttacagtaaataaataacaagagAGGCCCACAGCTAAGCATCCACTCATGTTGCCGGTCCCACCAAACCTTGTCAGTTTCTATAATAAAGCTCTGTTTTCTTGATCAGACCTTGTTTGTACTTTAGTTACAACAATTAAGAATCCATCAGGCGCTCTTTACCTGGAAGATTGTGCCTACGGTCCTTGCCTGGTATTGCAATCCCATGGGTCAAGGCTCTTATCTCCCAAAGACAAGTCTTACCCCTAAACTTTAGCCTCCAGCGGCTGTATCCCTGCTACTTTTCTTCCCTTATAACCACCACTTTAAACTTCTGCTATTTCTGCAGCTAGACTCCTGAGAAACTATGTTCGATCTACTTGTTAGATCATCCATCTCTTGCCTACTTCTGGACCTCTGCCATATCAAACAATTTCTAGACTCCAAAAATTCTCTGATATTATGATCTAATGTATTTAGTCATCAAACCTCCCTCATACTAATTCACCACTTACCTGGATTTCCTTAGTTGACTCTTAAGACTTGCTTTACTTGATCTATCTGGTCTTTAGGCCCCACCCATCCCTGGTCTGGTTCCTCTTACTATCCTCCAACTAAGTGTATATGAAGGTCATCATTCCAGAAcactgcttctcaaactttaatgtgtgtAAGACTCTCCCgaggaatcttgttaaaatgcagattctcattcAGTAGGTTTAGAGTAGGGCTGAGATCATTGCAAATTCCCATGTGATATGGTTGCTGCAGGTCCCTGAGCCCTACTCTGAGTGGTCATTCCTAGAGCTGCGTTGCCCAGGACAGCAGCCGCTAGACACATGTGGCTACGGAGTACTTTTACGCGGCTAGTCTGAACTAATTAATGTATGCTGTAAGCATGAGAAAACAAAGGCTCTCGAAAActgactaaaaaaagaaaaagaaaaagaaagaaaaagaatgtcagCCCCAgttggagtggctcagtggactgagtgctggcctgcaaaccaaagggttgctggttcaattcccactcaggtaCACGCCTGGGCTGCCGaacaggtccccactggggagcgcaagaggcaaccacacactgatgtttctctccctctccttctccttcccttcccctctatctagaaataaataaataaaatcttaaaaaaaaaaaaaaagaacgtcaaacaaatatctcattaatatagTTTATACTGAATTGGTAAAATTTTGGTCACAAttgggttatatatatataaatatataactataattaatttttaaaaccttgttAGTAATGTGGCTACTATAGTATTTAAGTTACACTCATGGTTCATCTTGTATCTCTTTGGACAATGTGGCTCtagatcttccaaaaaatattacatattttagttGTTTGGAAACTGTAAGACAATGCATGGATGAcctaagtaatttttttctagacTGCTACTATTACGTTTTTTGTATATATCATGAAAGATTTCAGAACTATATATAGGCTTATCCCAGTCGATAGTGCTATTTTATCATGAGCAATTAGAATTCATcctatgaaaatataattaatgcTTAGGACATTTTCCCAGCTTTCTCACACAGAGACTGAAGTGTTATTCAGATTATAAAGGTATTAACAGAAGAGGTTTCATGAAAAAGTGGATCTGTCACATGGGTATTATACTATAATTTTAGTTCTAATATAGCACTTAAAATATGGCTGGTTCTTTTGCTTATCAAATTCTCCATATTAGGAGTTACAAGCCCTTCTCACTCTCCCCCAGTTGCCAACTTTAATTAACCCTTTCAATCTCAACAGATGTTTTCACCTCCAACTTCACTGAGATCAGACTACCTGaactccccctgccctccctcaaaATCTTTCTGTAGAATtgttctccttaaaaaaaaaaaaaaaaaaaaaaagattgattctacccatttatttttagagagaggtgaagggagggagaaagagaaggagagaaacatcaattggttggtccctggctggcaacccaagcatgtgccttgacagggaattgaactggtgacctttcggctAGAagactgacactcaatccactgagccacactagccagggcatagaattattctccttttcctttattaCTGTTTATGAATAATAACTTTGTTTCTCTTGCACCCATTTTCTACTTCCAATCCTTTCTGCGTCCTCCTGCAAATGCCAGCTCCCTTCTGAAGggctccttcctttcctcacacAACTACTTTACATGTATgcgtaatttctttttttctggacacATTCTACTTTGTTCTCTTTGTGTCTTTGCTCATATTACTTCCTCTTCCTGTAATTTCCTTCTTCCACAAGCTTGCAAAGTAATGAATGTCTGtaatttgatttttcctttaCTTACTATGTGTTCATCCCTCAAGGTGACAGGAAAGCACACAGTGTATTTCAGAAAGATTCACATCCAGAAACACTGAGAGCTCCACATTTAAAGGGTTTATCTTCAGCCATCCGTAACCTTTTAAATACTGTAACTTTccaattttgttttacaaaagtaTCAATCCATGAAGATACTGGTCCTACACTACAGAGAGTTTGAGA
This window of the Desmodus rotundus isolate HL8 chromosome 9, HLdesRot8A.1, whole genome shotgun sequence genome carries:
- the BRCA1 gene encoding breast cancer type 1 susceptibility protein isoform X2, which gives rise to MDLCVDRVEEVQKVLSAMQKILECPICLELIKEPVSTKCDHIFCKFCMLKLLNQKKGPSQCPLCKSDITKRSLQESTRFSQLVEELLKVIHAFELDTGLQFANSYNFSKKGNNSPEHLKEEVSIIQSLGYRNRALRLRQSEPENPTLETSLGVPLSNLEVVRSLRTKQQVQPQNKSVYIELGSDSSEDTVNKASYYSVGDHGLLEITPQEDRAEARLSSAKKAAYEFSEDITTIEHCQSSNKDLTTTEKKHAPEKLPEKYQGTSVSDLHVEPRGTSTHANSLQPENSSLLLTKDKMNVEKTEFCNKSKQPGLARSQQSIWAESEETCDDRQTPSTEKRVVLNADLLSGRRESPSSDRPRGSQDVPWIARNSSIQKVNEWFSRRDEMFTSEGSHDGRPESNMEVADAVEVLNEGGVYPGSPEEIASLSSEPHGTVICESERVHSKPVESNIEDKIFGKTYRRKASLPNLSHITETLTVGASAPEPWITQERPFTNKLKRKRTTPGLHPEDFIKKVDLTVVQKTPEKIIEGTDQIEQNGRVMDITDNGHGNETKGDCVQKEKNANPTESLGKESACRTKAEPISSSISNMELELNIHGSKAPKKTKPRKKTTTRHIYALELVVSKNPSPPTHTELQIDSCSSSEEAKKKNSEQIPVRQSKKLQLMEGKEPATGANKGNKSNDQINKRLASEAFAELNLTNIPGVFSSGSSSTKLKEVVDSNLQREDVGENLGTIQVCNSTKGLRDLIFSGGRSLQTDRSMESTNILLVPDTDCDTQESVSLLAPDTPGEAKTAPHQCGGGGAAIGNPKELICDCSDDTEGVKDLLRCEVQETSIEMEESELDTQYLQNTFKVSKRQSFALCSNPGNPEKECASVFAHSGSTRKQSPKVTLECGQKEENRGGKEFSIKHVQAPHTTAGFPVVCEKDKKPGEYAKYSPKGTSSPCQSSQFRGNETKLTIENKYSISQNPYHIPSISPFRSSVKTVSKENLSEEKLEEHSASAERAVGNENIIQSTVSTISQNKTRESTAKEGSSCSTNEVGSSGENIQAEPGRNRASELSAILRLGLMQPEVYKPSLSLSNCKDLEIKRQGEAGGVVQVVNADFSPCQTLDNLEQPLGSSPASRVGSETPDDLLNDDKVKENNSFAESAIKERSAVFSKSVPKELRRSPSPLVHTRLAQGHQRRARKLESSEEDTSSEDEELPCFQHLLFGKVPSILSATPRHNAVATESPSKKTEESQVPLKSTLNNHSDQVTSAKASQERHLSEEAGCSVSLFSSQCSVAEDFAANTDSQDSFLMFDSHSKQVSHQSENEVPSDEELVSHDEGRENDLEEDNREERSVDSNLDEAASEYESETVLSEDSSGPSSQNDILSTQQRDTMQDNLIKIKQAMDQLEAVLEQQESQTSKKSPLLIADSCASKDLLTLERHTSGKVLMSEKSSECPVSQNPENLSADKVQEYLGSSSSKSKETRVERSSSSKSQLLDDMGYVHSNSQSLQNRNCPSQKELIKGIDMEEQQPTESEAQDLMEPSYLSRQDLEGTPALESGTRLFDDPESDPYEDRAPEPAPVCSLPTSTSARTLPQFQVEESAQSPATAQTTNTAGHHVKGESVSGEKPEVVSSTKTVNKRISMVASGLTQNELMLVHKFGRKHQITVTDLITEETTHVIMKTDADFVCERTLKYFLGIAGGKWVVSYFWVTQSVKERKILDECDFEVRGDVINGRNHQGPKRARESQDRKIFRGLEICCYGPFINMPTDQLERMVRLCGAAVVKEPSAFTIGEGSHPVVVMQPDAWTEDSGSHVIGQMCKAPVVTREWVLDSVALYQCQELDAYLVPKPAQSGC